The Etheostoma cragini isolate CJK2018 chromosome 22, CSU_Ecrag_1.0, whole genome shotgun sequence genome segment atatatatatatatatatatgtgtgtgtgtgtgtgtgtgtgtgtgtgtgtgtaggttttactcctcaacgcagcatgtcatcccccctctctctctcctctttcaagTCTGAGGTGTCCTATACAAAtaatgcccccaaaaataatactTATACATATAGTTATATGtatacacacccatgctaaagttgactaaaaagagaaataaaaaaacatcttttgggaattgatcttaatgccttaattcaatttttttttaaggacaccaaatttctttgtgaatgaataatgtttcataaataaataaatgttaagtatacaccccctatgttaaaatacagggggcataagtatacaccccctatgttaaaatacaggggcataagtatNNNNNNNNNNNNNNNNNNNNNNNNNNNNNNNNNNNNNNNNNNNNNNNNNNNNNNNNNNNNNNNNNNNNNNNNNNNNNNNNNNNNNNNNNNNNNNNNNNNNccccccccccccccataaatgATCCGTCCCATCGGTGGCACGACGCTGGCTTTATAAGATCAGAAAACAGGGGGGTCGATCCACTTCTGCTACTCAGATTTACACGTTTTcttcaccaaaataaaactcataACAAAATACGTCTTCTACAGTTAAATCAACCCAACATGCAAACTGAAGCAAGCCGCTttcagcagacagagagaagggcAAATTGTGACATTTGGCTGTTGAAAGCAAAGGGATTTGGGCGTTTGAGGGGCCCTCACACCCCCTCGCACCCCCTCGCACCCCCTCACACCCCCTCGCACCTTCTCGCACCtcggggttactggcggacTCCGACGCCGCTCCATGCGGCCGTGCAATAACGCGACCGTCGGATCAGGTGCACACGGTGGAGCGTGCGGCGTTGGAAATGGTGTGTCGCGAATGTTGTACCGGTATAGGGGGCAGGGCAAACCTGTTCAGATTGATATTTCACACAGAGGTCTGCACCAAAAGGTACTAAGCTATGAGAAAGGGGTGTGGCTTAAGTACAGGGGCGTGGCTAAAGCATAAGggactctctgctgagttcattgatacctcacacaataTTCTACGTCAATAGGGTTATTAGTTAGGGGAAAGGGGCGTGGCTAAAGTAAGGGGCGTGGTTAAAGGATAAGGCGCTCTCTGTTGAGTTCATTGACACCTCACACAATAGTCTACATCAAACGGGTTACTagttatgttgtaaaaaatgttttagctatctatgactgtttgattgctaacgttagctcaaaacaccattcaccagacagtctttgttgtgtttgatgctaacttgtagctaagctagcagtgaaccaacttggttaaatAGCTCCATtcttactgtgttgacattacagaagtctcttgttagcatctcgtATGCTACTTGTCTCAAAGTGACTCAGATCTGCCTTCtcctcacatcggggagtgacagtaGCCTTAGCTCCACGGTGTTATTTCTTCTTCCCGCCGGCGGCCATTTTGTCCTCCACCACCACActtttctccctcctccccgCCGGAGGGTTCAGCTGGGAAGCGTTGGGCTTCCTGTCGCGCGGCTCCGCTTTCTTCACTTCTACCTTTACCAGCTTCTCCCCCGCCATCTTGTCCCAAGCAGCTTTCTCCTTCGCCGTTCTCTCCTTCTCTAGCCTCAGCTGTTCGATTCTCTCCTTCTCTAGTCTCAGCTGTTCGATTCCCTCCTTCTCTAGTCTCAGCTGTTCGATTCTCTCCTTCTCTAGTCTCAGCTGTTCGATTCTCTCCTTCTCTAGTCTCAGCTGTTCgattctctccttctcctggGCGATTCTCGCTCTCTCCTTCGCCAGTCGTTCCCTCTCtatcctctccctctcttctctggTCGTCCTCTCCTTCTCTAGCCTCAGCTGTTCGATTCTCTCCTTCTCTAGCCTCAGCTGTTCGATTCTCTCCTTCTCCCGGGCGattctcactctctccttctctaGTCTCAGCTGTTCGATTCCCTCCTTCTCTAGCCTCAGCTGTTCGATTCTCTCCTTCTCTAGCCTCAGCTGTTCGATTCTCTCCTTCTCTAGCCTCAGCTGTTCGATTCTCTCCTTCTCCCGGGCAATTCTCACTCTCTCCTTTTCTAGTCTCAGCTGTTCGATTCTCTCCTTCTCTAGTCTCAGCTGTTCGATTCTCTCCTTCTCTAGTCTCAGCTGTTCGATTCTCTCCTTCTCTAGTCTCAGCTGTTCgatcctctccctctcttctctcgcCGCCATTTCCTTCCCTagcttttctttctctaatctctccctctcctgaGCCATTCTCGCCCTTTCCCTGGCCATGTGTTCCCGCTCcatcctttccttttctttggctattctttctttttccacccTCTCTTTTTCCCTGGCGATTCTCTCCCTTTCCTTGGCAACACGGTCTTTCTCTTGCCTTTCCTTTTCTGCTCTTTCTTTGGCCATTTGTTCCCTCTCTTGCCTCTCCTTTTcggccctctctctctccaccctttccttctcctttatgactctctctctttctttaatgCGTTCCCTctccagcctctctctctccactttctctTTGGCAATCCTTTCTTTCTCaagtctctccctctctgccttcGCTCTGGctattctttctct includes the following:
- the LOC117938302 gene encoding uncharacterized abhydrolase domain-containing protein DDB_G0269086-like; this translates as MERQRITEERERIARAKAERERLEKERIAKEKVERERLERERIKERERVIKEKERVERERAEKERQEREQMAKERAEKERQEKDRVAKERERIAREKERVEKERIAKEKERMEREHMARERARMAQERERLEKEKLGKEMAAREERERIEQLRLEKERIEQLRLEKERIEQLRLEKERIEQLRLEKERVRIAREKERIEQLRLEKERIEQLRLEKERIEQLRLEKEGIEQLRLEKERVRIAREKERIEQLRLEKERIEQLRLEKERTTREERERIERERLAKERARIAQEKERIEQLRLEKERIEQLRLEKERIEQLRLEKEGIEQLRLEKERIEQLRLEKERTAKEKAAWDKMAGEKLVKVEVKKAEPRDRKPNASQLNPPAGRREKSVVVEDKMAAGGKKK